A genomic segment from Mus caroli chromosome 17, CAROLI_EIJ_v1.1, whole genome shotgun sequence encodes:
- the LOC110283978 gene encoding olfactory receptor 2H1-like has translation MVNQSSPVVFFLLGFSEHPQLEKVLFFVVLCSYLLTLLGNTLILLLSTLDPRLHSPMYFFLSNLSFLDLCFTTTCVPQMLFNLWGPAKTISFLGCSVQLFIFMSLGTTECILLTVMAFDRYVAVCQPLHYATIIHPRLCRQLAGIAWAIGLVQSIVQTPPTLKLPFCSHRQIDNFLCEVPSLIQLSCGDTTYNEIQMAVASIFIVVVPLSLILVSYGAIARAVLKISSAKGRRKAFGTCSSHLIVVTLFYSSVIAVYLQPKNPYARERGKFFGLFYAVGTPTLNPLVYTLRNKEVKRAFWKLLRKDEDSEES, from the coding sequence ATGGTCAACCAGAGCTCCCCTGTGGTCTTCTTCCTGCTGGGCTTCTCTGAACACCCACAACTGGAAAAGGTTCTCTTCTTTGTTGTCTTGTGCTCCTACCTCCTCACTCTCCTAGGAAACACACTCATCCTCCTGCTGTCCACCCTGGATCCCAGGCTCCACTCTccaatgtacttcttcctctctaACCTCTCCTTCTTGGACCTCTGCTTCACCACAACCTGTGTCCCCCAGATGCTGTTCAACCTCTGGGGCCCTGCAAAGACCATCAGCTTCCTGGGATGCTCTGTCCAGCTCTTCATCTTCATGTCCCTGGGTACAACAGAGTGCATCCTGTTGACAGTAATGGCCTTTGACCGCTATGTGGCTGTCTGCCAGCCCCTGCACTATGCCACCATAATCCACCCCCGCCTATGTCGGCAGTTGGCAGGTATAGCTTGGGCTATAGGTTTGGTCCAATCCATAGTTCAGACACCTCCCACCCTCAAACTGCCCTTTTGTTCCCACAGGCAGATAGACAACTTTCTGTGTGAGGTCCCATCTCTAATTCAACTCTCTTGTGGAGacaccacctataatgagatccaGATGGCTGTTGCTAGTATCTTCATTGTAGTTGTGCCTCTGAGCCTCATCCTTGTCTCTTATGGTGCCATTGCCAGGGCAGTGCTGAAGATAAGCTCTGCAAAGGGGCGCAGGAAAGCTTTTGGGACCTGCTCATCCCACCTCATTGTGGTCACTCTCTTCTACAGCTCAGTCATTGCTGTTTATCTGCAGCCCAAAAATCCTTATGCCCGAGAGAGGGGCAAGTTCTTTGGTCTCTTTTATGCAGTGGGCACCCCCACACTCAACCCTCTTGTATACACCCTGAGAAACAAGGAGGTAAAAAGAGCATTCTGGAAGCTGCTAAGGAAAGATGAGGACTCTGAGGAGAGCTGA